From Chloroflexota bacterium, the proteins below share one genomic window:
- a CDS encoding LysM peptidoglycan-binding domain-containing protein — MDRICPYLALADDGRTVADGFDPEHRCHALTPPAPLERSRQVQLCLTEAHARCERFGAARTAWLAASSGLPRVAPDVAFGRTRLVLEPEAAWRSLASSPTTRFSRPAILVAAVALAVVALLVLSSIVGILNGPPATTSQTASPSPSPSASPFASSQSASAEASASASAPAPSTTPVATPVPTQRTYTVQQGDTLNLIAQRFGTTAEAIRAANGLTGDTINVGQTLIIP, encoded by the coding sequence GTGGATCGGATCTGCCCCTACCTCGCCCTGGCCGATGATGGCCGCACGGTGGCGGACGGGTTTGACCCCGAGCATCGCTGCCACGCTCTCACGCCTCCCGCTCCACTGGAGCGCTCGCGACAGGTGCAGCTGTGCCTGACCGAGGCCCACGCCCGCTGCGAGCGCTTCGGGGCTGCTCGCACCGCGTGGCTTGCCGCCTCCAGTGGGTTGCCCCGGGTGGCGCCGGACGTCGCCTTTGGGCGCACGCGCCTCGTGCTCGAGCCCGAGGCTGCGTGGCGCAGCCTGGCAAGCTCACCGACGACACGCTTCAGCCGTCCGGCGATCCTGGTTGCCGCGGTCGCACTTGCGGTGGTGGCTCTCCTCGTACTGAGCAGCATCGTCGGGATCCTGAACGGCCCGCCAGCGACCACGAGCCAGACCGCGAGTCCGTCGCCCTCACCGAGCGCATCCCCATTCGCGTCGTCCCAGTCTGCATCCGCTGAGGCATCCGCATCGGCATCGGCTCCCGCGCCAAGCACGACTCCGGTCGCGACGCCAGTGCCCACGCAGAGGACCTATACCGTGCAGCAGGGAGACACCCTCAATCTGATCGCGCAACGCTTCGGCACCACGGCCGAGGCGATTCGAGCCGCCAACGGCCTGACCGGGGATACCATCAATGTCGGGCAGACCCTGATCATCCCCTGA
- a CDS encoding DNA-formamidopyrimidine glycosylase family protein, producing MPELPDLTIVAEELQARATGRPVLEATAPTPILVRATPSELAQLAGTSITAARRRGKFLLLAFARDGVDALVLAANPMLAGRFWLLDDGRQKVRARTGLRIRFSDGGELRYVDREMLGKLYVVRPDGLDAIPGWTEMGPDADDPDLTLERFRERIRRHPGELKSLLRNSRFVAGIGNAYSDEILWEAQLAPLRRRSTLKPEEIDRLYTAMRSVLADATLRLRTLVPPDIHLQHREFLNVHLRGGEPCPRCGRILRQIGGDEATTFCRTCQPPF from the coding sequence ATGCCTGAACTACCGGATCTGACGATCGTCGCGGAGGAGCTCCAGGCACGCGCAACCGGCCGCCCGGTCCTCGAGGCGACGGCTCCGACGCCGATCCTGGTGCGGGCAACGCCATCAGAATTGGCGCAGCTGGCAGGCACCTCGATCACGGCTGCCAGGCGGCGGGGCAAGTTCCTCCTGCTCGCATTCGCTCGCGATGGCGTCGATGCGCTGGTACTGGCAGCCAACCCGATGCTGGCCGGCCGTTTCTGGCTGCTCGACGACGGCAGGCAGAAGGTCCGGGCGCGCACCGGCCTGCGCATTCGCTTCTCAGACGGCGGCGAGCTGCGCTACGTCGATCGCGAGATGCTCGGCAAGCTCTACGTCGTCCGGCCCGACGGTCTCGACGCCATCCCGGGCTGGACCGAGATGGGCCCCGATGCAGACGACCCGGACCTCACCCTCGAGCGGTTCCGCGAGCGCATCCGGCGGCATCCGGGTGAGCTGAAGTCCCTGCTGCGGAACAGCCGCTTCGTGGCCGGCATCGGGAATGCGTACAGCGACGAGATCCTGTGGGAGGCGCAGCTGGCTCCCCTGCGGCGTCGCAGCACGCTCAAACCGGAGGAGATCGACCGCCTGTACACGGCCATGCGCTCCGTCCTGGCGGACGCGACTCTCCGCCTCCGAACGCTGGTTCCCCCTGACATCCATCTCCAGCATCGCGAGTTTCTGAATGTGCACCTGCGTGGCGGCGAGCCGTGCCCGCGCTGTGGACGCATCCTGCGTCAGATCGGCGGAGACGAGGCAACCACCTTCTGCCGGACCTGCCAGCCCCCCTTCTGA
- the rpsA gene encoding 30S ribosomal protein S1, which produces MTDETNQPEPPSEDSIPAAAEETQAADPPAETTATPQADVPADAIVEESEPEATPEPVPMAAEAEPAPEPETVEAEPEPADAEPEPMVAEAEAAPEPEAAPESDSEPMTMAELLDDPSNEVKSLKHGDVVEGTVVRIDPDEILVDFGGKSEGVVSNRELMSRRGPRDGEEARQELKVGDEVLVYVLQPESPEGHAVLSLRRAGLERKWRAMQERFDAGEIVEARVIDHNKGGLIVDLGVRGFVPISQIVDFPRRPRDEQPRDAAQEIAEKLQPFVGRTLRLKILEVNRKANRLILSEKVALYEERREKRDELFSSLQVGQRVQGTVRSIAPFGVFIDLGGIDGLVHKSELSWNKVNNPETAYAIGDEVQAEVIDINHERGRISLSIRRLQPDPWQESVAKYKIGDVISGTVTKLVNFGAFVRVEEGLEGLIHISELSNQRVAHPGDVVKEGDTLNLRIISLDSERHRLGLSLKQAEERTTPESAPAPAAAAATIGSSPSAPARIEERPARRERRPDRRDRDYRPEDAISEPDEGIDNTMAAAFAESGLLDQLRSARPKKASKATPEPETADEPDAVAAEPQTEEPVAEATAEPITEAAAAEPEAEAHVAEGPAEEPVAAEPEADEPAAEAAPEEPAPEPEAEELVAEAAPEEPAAEDAADEPVAVAIGEEPEPVKAKADPEAS; this is translated from the coding sequence TTGACCGACGAAACGAATCAGCCCGAGCCGCCTTCCGAGGATTCGATCCCCGCTGCGGCCGAGGAGACGCAGGCCGCGGACCCGCCGGCCGAGACGACCGCGACCCCGCAGGCTGACGTTCCGGCCGACGCCATCGTTGAAGAGTCAGAGCCAGAGGCCACTCCCGAGCCGGTGCCGATGGCTGCCGAGGCCGAGCCGGCTCCCGAGCCTGAAACCGTCGAGGCCGAGCCAGAGCCTGCCGATGCCGAGCCGGAGCCGATGGTGGCCGAGGCTGAGGCCGCTCCCGAGCCGGAGGCTGCTCCCGAGTCCGATTCCGAGCCGATGACCATGGCCGAGCTGCTGGACGACCCGTCGAACGAGGTCAAGAGCCTCAAGCACGGGGATGTCGTGGAAGGCACCGTGGTGCGGATCGATCCCGACGAGATCCTGGTCGACTTCGGTGGCAAGAGCGAAGGCGTCGTCTCCAATCGGGAGCTGATGAGCCGTCGTGGCCCGCGAGATGGCGAGGAGGCCCGCCAGGAGCTCAAGGTCGGGGACGAAGTGCTCGTCTATGTTCTCCAGCCCGAGTCACCTGAGGGCCATGCGGTCCTCTCGCTGCGCCGAGCCGGTCTCGAGCGCAAGTGGCGTGCGATGCAGGAGCGCTTCGATGCCGGCGAGATCGTCGAGGCCCGAGTGATTGACCACAACAAGGGCGGCCTTATCGTCGACCTGGGCGTGCGCGGCTTCGTGCCGATCAGCCAGATCGTCGACTTCCCGCGCCGGCCGCGCGACGAGCAGCCGCGCGACGCAGCCCAGGAGATCGCAGAGAAGCTGCAGCCGTTCGTCGGACGGACCCTCCGGCTCAAGATCCTCGAGGTCAATCGCAAGGCGAATCGGCTCATCCTGTCCGAGAAGGTGGCCCTCTACGAAGAGCGACGCGAGAAGCGCGACGAGCTCTTCAGCAGCCTGCAGGTCGGGCAGCGCGTGCAGGGCACCGTGCGCAGCATCGCGCCCTTCGGTGTCTTCATCGACCTTGGCGGGATCGACGGACTCGTGCACAAGAGCGAGCTCTCCTGGAACAAGGTCAACAACCCGGAGACCGCCTACGCCATCGGCGACGAGGTTCAGGCCGAGGTCATCGACATCAACCACGAGCGCGGTCGAATCAGCCTGTCGATCCGGCGGCTCCAGCCCGATCCGTGGCAGGAATCGGTCGCCAAATACAAGATCGGCGACGTCATCTCCGGCACGGTCACCAAGCTGGTGAACTTCGGCGCATTCGTCCGGGTCGAGGAAGGCCTGGAGGGACTGATCCACATCAGCGAGCTGTCGAACCAGCGCGTCGCGCACCCCGGGGACGTGGTCAAGGAGGGCGATACCCTCAACCTCAGGATCATCAGCCTCGACTCCGAGCGTCATCGCCTTGGCCTCTCGCTCAAGCAGGCCGAAGAGCGGACGACGCCAGAGTCCGCGCCCGCCCCTGCCGCGGCCGCGGCCACGATCGGTTCGAGCCCGTCAGCTCCAGCGCGAATCGAGGAACGGCCGGCGCGCCGTGAGCGCCGGCCCGACCGTCGTGACCGGGACTACCGGCCCGAGGATGCCATCAGCGAGCCCGATGAGGGGATCGACAACACCATGGCCGCTGCGTTCGCAGAGTCCGGGCTGCTCGACCAGCTGCGGAGCGCGCGACCAAAGAAGGCCTCGAAGGCGACCCCAGAGCCCGAAACAGCTGACGAGCCCGACGCAGTGGCGGCCGAGCCGCAGACGGAAGAGCCGGTAGCTGAAGCAACGGCCGAGCCGATCACCGAGGCTGCAGCTGCGGAGCCTGAGGCTGAAGCGCATGTGGCGGAAGGGCCGGCTGAAGAGCCTGTTGCCGCAGAGCCCGAGGCTGACGAGCCCGCGGCCGAAGCTGCTCCCGAGGAGCCGGCCCCGGAGCCTGAGGCTGAAGAGCTGGTCGCCGAGGCCGCTCCTGAGGAGCCGGCCGCCGAGGACGCGGCCGATGAGCCGGTCGCGGTGGCTATCGGCGAAGAGCCCGAGCCCGTCAAGGCCAAAGCCGACCCCGAGGCCTCGTAG
- a CDS encoding ATP-dependent Clp protease ATP-binding subunit: MDRFDKFTDRARKVLTLAQDEAQRFNHNYIGTEHLLLGLVREGEGVAARVLENMNVELSKVRTAVEFIIGRGDRPVVGEVGLTPRAKRVIELAIDEARRLGHNYIGTEHLLLGLVREGEGIAAGVLESLGVNLDKVRHQVIHVLSQSTSVSPAQETKRPSKTPTLDQLGINLTEAARSGKLDPVIGREKEIERVIQILSRRTKNNPALIGEPGVGKTAIAEGLAHRIVSGDVPETLADKRVLTLDIGSLVAGTKYRGEFEERLKKIIEELRSSSDSVLFIDELHTLVGAGAAEGAIDAANILKPPLSRGELQCIGATTLDEYRKYIEKDAALERRFQPVMVEEPTVDEAVAILFGIRSRYEDHHHVKISDEAVHAAVDLSVRYVADRALPDKAIDLMDEAGSRVRLRQSKAPPNIKEAQHELEDVTRQKDEAIAAQDYEAAARLRDEEAQGKEAIEKLRAAWHEESAKDVPVVTEEEIAQVVSMWTGIPVIRISAEESERLLHMEDAIHKRVIGQQEATDIVSKAVRRARAGLKDPKRPIGSFIFMGPTGVGKTELARALAEFMFGSEDAMVKIDMSEFMERHNVSRLVGAPPGYVGYDEGGQLTEAVRRKSYSVVLLDEIEKAHPEVFNILLQILEDGHLTDAKGRRVDFRNTIIIMTSNVGAQLLQKDSRIGFRAEGEAGSLAEASADYERMKEKVLGELKNVFRPEFLNRIDATVVFRELTREEIREIVDLLLERVKSQLAGQQMELIVTDAAKDAIIVKGYDLAFGARPLRREIQHQIEDPLAERMLQATFEAGDTIVVDATPDGLIIERKTEKRQPVKAR, from the coding sequence ATGGACCGCTTCGACAAGTTCACGGATAGGGCACGCAAGGTGCTGACCCTTGCCCAGGACGAGGCGCAGCGCTTCAACCACAACTACATCGGCACCGAGCACCTGCTGCTCGGCCTCGTCCGCGAGGGCGAGGGCGTCGCGGCGCGCGTCCTCGAGAACATGAACGTAGAGCTCTCCAAGGTCCGGACCGCGGTGGAGTTCATCATCGGGCGCGGGGATCGGCCGGTGGTCGGCGAGGTGGGCCTCACGCCACGTGCCAAGCGCGTCATCGAGCTGGCCATCGATGAGGCACGGCGCCTCGGCCATAACTACATCGGCACCGAACACCTGCTGCTGGGCCTCGTCCGCGAGGGCGAGGGAATCGCCGCCGGCGTCCTCGAGAGCCTGGGCGTCAACCTCGACAAGGTGCGACACCAGGTGATCCATGTCCTGAGCCAGAGCACGAGCGTGTCACCGGCGCAGGAGACCAAGCGGCCGTCGAAGACCCCGACTCTCGACCAGCTCGGCATCAACCTGACCGAGGCCGCCCGCTCCGGCAAGCTCGATCCGGTGATCGGCCGCGAGAAGGAGATCGAGCGCGTCATCCAGATCCTGAGCCGGCGCACGAAGAACAACCCCGCCCTGATCGGCGAGCCGGGTGTCGGCAAGACCGCCATCGCCGAGGGGCTGGCGCATCGCATCGTGAGTGGCGACGTCCCGGAGACGCTCGCTGACAAGCGCGTGCTGACCCTCGACATCGGCTCATTGGTGGCGGGCACCAAGTACCGCGGCGAGTTCGAGGAGCGACTCAAGAAGATCATCGAGGAGCTCCGCAGCAGCAGCGACAGCGTCCTCTTCATCGATGAGCTGCACACGCTGGTGGGGGCAGGTGCCGCGGAGGGGGCGATCGACGCCGCCAACATCCTCAAGCCGCCGCTGTCGCGTGGCGAGCTGCAGTGCATCGGTGCGACCACGCTCGACGAGTACCGCAAGTACATCGAGAAGGACGCCGCCCTGGAGCGTCGCTTCCAGCCGGTGATGGTCGAGGAGCCGACGGTCGACGAGGCGGTCGCCATCCTCTTCGGCATCCGCTCGCGCTACGAGGATCACCACCACGTCAAGATCAGCGACGAGGCGGTCCATGCCGCGGTCGACCTCTCGGTGCGCTACGTGGCGGACCGCGCGCTGCCGGATAAGGCGATCGACCTGATGGACGAGGCCGGCTCGCGCGTGCGCCTGCGCCAGTCCAAGGCACCGCCGAACATCAAGGAGGCGCAGCACGAGCTCGAGGACGTGACGCGCCAGAAGGACGAGGCGATCGCCGCCCAGGACTACGAGGCCGCCGCGCGACTGCGCGACGAGGAGGCGCAGGGCAAGGAGGCGATCGAGAAGTTGCGAGCCGCCTGGCACGAGGAGTCCGCCAAGGACGTGCCGGTGGTCACCGAGGAGGAGATCGCCCAGGTCGTCAGCATGTGGACCGGGATCCCGGTGATCCGCATCAGCGCCGAGGAGTCCGAGCGGCTGCTGCACATGGAGGACGCGATCCACAAGCGCGTGATCGGGCAGCAGGAGGCGACCGACATCGTCTCCAAGGCGGTCCGCCGTGCGCGCGCCGGACTGAAGGATCCCAAGCGGCCGATCGGCTCGTTCATCTTCATGGGCCCCACCGGCGTCGGCAAGACCGAGCTCGCAAGGGCGCTGGCCGAGTTCATGTTCGGCTCCGAGGACGCCATGGTGAAGATCGACATGAGCGAGTTCATGGAGCGCCACAACGTCTCGCGACTGGTCGGCGCGCCTCCCGGCTACGTCGGATACGACGAGGGCGGCCAGCTGACCGAGGCGGTGCGTCGCAAGAGCTATAGCGTGGTCCTGCTCGACGAGATCGAGAAGGCGCATCCGGAGGTCTTCAACATCCTCCTCCAGATCCTGGAGGACGGACACCTGACCGATGCCAAGGGACGCCGCGTAGACTTCCGCAACACGATCATCATCATGACCAGCAACGTCGGCGCCCAGCTGCTCCAGAAGGATTCGCGCATCGGCTTCCGCGCTGAGGGTGAGGCGGGCTCCCTCGCCGAGGCATCGGCCGACTACGAGCGCATGAAGGAGAAGGTGCTCGGCGAGCTGAAGAACGTCTTCCGGCCCGAGTTCCTCAACCGGATCGACGCGACGGTCGTCTTCCGCGAGCTGACCCGTGAGGAGATCCGCGAGATCGTGGACCTGCTGCTGGAGCGCGTGAAGTCCCAGCTGGCGGGGCAGCAGATGGAGCTCATCGTGACCGATGCCGCCAAGGACGCGATCATCGTGAAGGGCTACGACCTCGCCTTCGGGGCGCGCCCGCTGCGCCGCGAGATCCAGCACCAGATCGAGGATCCTCTGGCCGAGCGGATGCTGCAGGCGACCTTCGAGGCCGGCGACACGATCGTGGTCGACGCCACTCCGGACGGTCTGATCATCGAGCGCAAGACGGAGAAGCGGCAGCCCGTCAAGGCACGCTGA
- the radA gene encoding DNA repair protein RadA — MARPVPATRSVYVCQQCGASSPRWSGQCASCEAWNTLVETVVTRTASGGSARTRERAAAAGSAAISPIGGVSSAEASRLPSGIGELDRVLGGGLVPGSIVLFGGDPGIGKSTLLLQLAGRLAAAGHATLYLTGEESASQVRGRAERVGAVVDGVGLVATTDVATAVGAIEASAPALAVVDSVQTFASAELGGPAGSVGQVREVATRLAEVAKAGATCVALIGHVTKEGTVAGPRTLEHLVDAVIYLEGERMGTTRLLRAAKNRYGSTDEVGVLEMRSDGLVEVADASRFFLESEQPPVAGSAITIALEGTRPLAVEIQALVAPAGYGSPRRATTGIDVNRVLMLIAVLARHAGLNLTGHDVYVNVAGGLRIDEPAADLAVATALASSLRERPVREGTVLAGELSLSGRLRPAARAERRMAEAARLGFDRMVTGPERGAPGARGPAGQLVAAADLREALREALVTD; from the coding sequence ATGGCACGACCCGTGCCAGCCACCCGCTCCGTCTACGTCTGCCAACAATGTGGCGCCAGCTCGCCACGCTGGTCGGGCCAGTGCGCCTCGTGCGAAGCGTGGAACACCCTGGTCGAGACGGTCGTGACCCGCACCGCCTCCGGCGGGTCCGCCAGGACGCGTGAGCGCGCGGCTGCCGCCGGTTCGGCAGCGATCTCGCCGATCGGTGGAGTCAGCAGCGCCGAGGCCTCGCGCCTGCCAAGCGGGATCGGCGAGCTCGACCGCGTCCTGGGCGGCGGGCTGGTCCCCGGCTCGATCGTCCTCTTCGGCGGCGACCCCGGGATCGGCAAGAGCACGCTGCTGCTCCAGCTGGCCGGGCGGCTTGCTGCGGCCGGTCATGCGACGTTGTACCTGACGGGCGAGGAATCGGCCTCCCAGGTCCGCGGCCGGGCTGAGCGGGTCGGTGCGGTGGTCGACGGGGTTGGGCTGGTCGCCACCACCGACGTGGCGACAGCGGTTGGGGCGATCGAGGCTTCGGCACCCGCGCTCGCCGTGGTCGACAGCGTCCAGACCTTCGCCAGCGCGGAGCTGGGCGGACCGGCCGGCAGCGTCGGGCAGGTGCGCGAGGTCGCCACGCGGCTGGCGGAGGTCGCCAAGGCCGGCGCCACCTGCGTGGCGCTCATCGGTCACGTCACCAAGGAGGGCACGGTCGCGGGGCCGCGAACCCTTGAGCACCTCGTCGACGCGGTCATCTACCTGGAGGGGGAGCGGATGGGCACCACTCGCCTTCTGCGCGCCGCCAAGAACCGATACGGCTCCACCGATGAGGTAGGCGTCCTCGAGATGCGCAGCGACGGCCTGGTCGAGGTCGCCGATGCCAGTCGCTTCTTCCTGGAATCCGAGCAGCCACCGGTCGCCGGTAGCGCGATCACCATCGCCCTGGAGGGGACGCGACCGCTGGCGGTCGAGATCCAGGCGCTCGTCGCTCCCGCCGGGTACGGCTCGCCACGCCGCGCGACCACCGGGATCGACGTGAACCGAGTGCTCATGCTGATCGCGGTGCTGGCTCGCCACGCCGGGCTGAACCTGACCGGCCACGACGTGTATGTGAACGTCGCCGGCGGGCTGCGCATCGACGAGCCGGCGGCGGATCTGGCCGTTGCTACCGCACTGGCCTCGTCGCTGCGTGAGCGCCCGGTGCGGGAGGGGACCGTCCTGGCCGGCGAGCTGTCGCTCTCGGGACGGCTGCGGCCTGCCGCCCGCGCCGAGCGGCGGATGGCGGAGGCGGCGCGGCTCGGATTCGACCGCATGGTGACCGGACCCGAGCGTGGCGCACCCGGCGCCCGCGGGCCCGCCGGCCAGCTGGTGGCGGCGGCGGACCTGCGGGAGGCGCTGAGAGAGGCTCTCGTCACGGACTGA
- a CDS encoding TRAM domain-containing protein produces MTTFIRLVGALLGTLLGFALGLLILTNADRVIDAPNRPAFLMAMVAATLLFGYLAIPYVTTRPARWAVDRLAQAGAGEFALGVAAIVVGLLVGVLAGLPLIAIGGWAGSVLPPVVAVVLALLLLWATMYKRDVLLPAVAGILPGARRRSGFSQIVIDTSSVIDGRIVDVGRTGFILGTLVVPRFVLDELQRIADSPDAIRRNRGRRGLEMLSALQKDSISPVEVTEETYPEIGEVDAKLVAFARDHGAAILTNDFNLNRVAELQGIRVLNINELANAVKAIVHPGEEMTVKIIQEGKEPGQGVGYLDDGTMIVVEGGSRSMNEEVGVTVTRVLQTVAGRMIFAQPRDIPAAG; encoded by the coding sequence ATGACCACATTCATCCGGCTCGTGGGCGCCCTGCTCGGAACCCTGCTTGGGTTCGCGCTGGGACTGCTCATCCTGACAAACGCAGATCGCGTCATCGATGCGCCGAATCGGCCGGCCTTCCTGATGGCGATGGTCGCCGCCACCCTGCTGTTTGGCTACCTGGCGATCCCCTACGTCACCACCCGACCGGCCCGCTGGGCGGTCGACCGCCTGGCACAAGCGGGCGCGGGCGAGTTCGCGCTGGGCGTGGCCGCGATCGTCGTGGGCCTGCTGGTCGGGGTGCTGGCCGGTCTGCCGCTGATCGCGATCGGGGGCTGGGCCGGGTCGGTCCTGCCGCCGGTGGTCGCCGTGGTGCTGGCGCTCCTGCTGCTGTGGGCGACGATGTACAAGCGAGACGTGCTGCTGCCGGCCGTCGCCGGCATCCTGCCTGGTGCGCGGCGGCGGAGTGGCTTCTCGCAGATCGTGATCGACACCAGCTCGGTGATCGATGGTCGCATCGTGGACGTCGGCCGCACCGGCTTCATCCTGGGCACGCTGGTGGTGCCGCGCTTCGTCCTCGACGAGCTGCAGCGCATCGCCGACTCGCCGGATGCCATCCGACGCAACCGTGGCCGACGCGGCCTCGAGATGCTCAGCGCGCTCCAGAAGGACTCCATCTCGCCGGTCGAGGTGACCGAGGAGACCTACCCGGAGATCGGCGAGGTTGATGCCAAGCTGGTCGCCTTCGCGCGCGACCACGGAGCGGCGATCCTGACCAACGACTTCAACCTGAATCGCGTGGCCGAACTGCAGGGGATCCGCGTGCTGAACATCAACGAGCTGGCCAACGCGGTCAAGGCGATTGTCCACCCCGGGGAGGAGATGACGGTAAAGATCATCCAGGAGGGGAAGGAGCCGGGGCAGGGGGTCGGCTACCTGGATGACGGAACCATGATCGTGGTCGAGGGCGGCAGCCGGTCAATGAACGAGGAGGTCGGCGTGACCGTGACGCGCGTGCTGCAGACGGTGGCCGGTCGGATGATATTCGCCCAGCCGCGCGACATCCCAGCCGCCGGATGA
- the ispF gene encoding 2-C-methyl-D-erythritol 2,4-cyclodiphosphate synthase, whose product MLIGAVLVAAGSGRRMGSDKLWIEFSGRPAWRWALDTLLAVPGMSWVVVVAPPDAVERFRDAIPEAARGRSEVVAGGEERADSVLAGIAALTAAGFPEDAAVLIHDAARPAASSELMARITAAVTPTDGAVPVVTLHDSLKHVDTSGRVIAAFDREGLALAQTPQAATLVVLRAALEEAQAWGRKMTDEAAALAAGGVTVHSVTGEPGNQKLTEPGDEMLVAGVLAARSMPLVAPAVGEGQRAGIGFDAHRFGEGGTLHLGGLEFPGEPALAGHSDGDAGLHAVIDALLGAAAAGDIGSLYPPDDARWADADSGELLRGAVSTLHAAGWRPVSVDLTIVAAHPAIEPRRVEMAARLAELCGIEAGAVGVKGTTADGLGFAGAEGIAAFAVAVIAHA is encoded by the coding sequence GTGCTGATCGGGGCGGTGCTGGTCGCCGCCGGCAGCGGCCGCCGCATGGGGAGCGACAAGCTCTGGATCGAGTTCTCCGGCAGGCCCGCCTGGCGCTGGGCGCTCGACACGCTGCTGGCGGTGCCGGGGATGAGCTGGGTGGTGGTCGTGGCGCCACCCGATGCAGTGGAGCGGTTCCGCGACGCGATCCCCGAGGCCGCCCGCGGCCGGTCCGAGGTCGTCGCCGGCGGCGAGGAGCGAGCCGACTCGGTGCTGGCCGGCATCGCGGCCCTCACCGCAGCCGGCTTCCCCGAAGATGCTGCCGTCCTCATCCACGACGCCGCACGACCGGCAGCCTCGAGCGAGCTGATGGCGCGGATCACCGCGGCCGTCACCCCGACCGACGGAGCGGTCCCGGTGGTCACGCTCCACGATTCGCTGAAGCACGTGGACACCTCGGGCAGGGTCATCGCCGCGTTCGATCGTGAGGGGCTGGCCCTGGCGCAGACGCCCCAGGCCGCGACGCTGGTCGTGCTGCGAGCCGCGCTCGAGGAGGCGCAGGCCTGGGGGCGCAAGATGACCGATGAGGCGGCCGCGCTGGCGGCCGGCGGCGTCACCGTCCACTCGGTGACGGGGGAGCCGGGCAACCAGAAGCTGACCGAGCCGGGGGATGAGATGCTCGTGGCGGGCGTGCTCGCCGCGCGCTCGATGCCACTGGTGGCGCCCGCGGTCGGCGAGGGCCAGCGAGCGGGGATCGGCTTCGACGCACATCGGTTCGGGGAGGGAGGGACGCTGCACCTGGGCGGGCTGGAGTTCCCCGGAGAGCCGGCGCTGGCCGGGCACTCGGACGGCGACGCCGGCCTGCACGCGGTCATCGACGCGCTGCTCGGAGCGGCAGCGGCCGGCGACATCGGCAGCCTCTATCCGCCGGACGATGCCCGCTGGGCAGACGCCGACTCCGGCGAGCTTCTGCGCGGGGCTGTCTCGACCCTGCACGCGGCGGGCTGGCGGCCGGTCTCGGTCGACCTGACGATCGTGGCCGCCCACCCGGCCATCGAGCCTCGGCGGGTGGAGATGGCGGCGCGGCTGGCGGAGCTGTGCGGCATCGAGGCCGGTGCGGTGGGTGTGAAGGGGACCACCGCGGACGGGCTCGGGTTTGCAGGCGCGGAGGGGATCGCTGCATTCGCGGTGGCCGTCATCGCCCACGCATGA
- the rlmB gene encoding 23S rRNA (guanosine(2251)-2'-O)-methyltransferase RlmB — protein MTDWIGGRRPVVEALAAGRPATRLLVAHSARPGPELNEVLAAARSASVPVETVDANRLRQLAGFDGHQGVLLEVAERQFADLAELLAAATKRAHDPLLLVLEHLQDPTNFGTLLRSAEAAGVDGVIFPERGAAPLSAAAVKASAGASEHLLLARVNGLGETARELQERGIRLIAADQDAPTAAWDADLTGPIAIVVGSEGSGVSGAMRRRCDLLVHFPMAGRIASLNAATAGALLLFEVVRQRAAGARLESGATPT, from the coding sequence ATGACCGATTGGATCGGCGGCCGTCGGCCGGTGGTCGAGGCGCTGGCTGCGGGACGACCGGCCACTCGGTTGCTTGTTGCCCACAGCGCCCGCCCAGGCCCGGAGCTGAACGAAGTCCTGGCCGCCGCGCGGTCGGCATCGGTGCCGGTGGAGACGGTCGATGCGAATCGCCTGCGGCAGCTCGCCGGCTTTGACGGTCACCAGGGCGTCCTGCTGGAGGTGGCGGAGCGCCAGTTTGCCGACCTCGCCGAGCTCCTCGCGGCAGCAACGAAGCGGGCGCACGACCCGCTCCTGCTCGTCCTCGAGCACCTGCAGGACCCGACCAACTTCGGCACCCTGCTGCGCTCGGCCGAGGCGGCGGGCGTGGACGGCGTCATCTTCCCGGAGCGTGGCGCCGCGCCCCTTTCGGCTGCGGCGGTCAAGGCCTCTGCCGGAGCCAGCGAACACCTCCTCCTCGCGCGCGTCAACGGCCTGGGCGAGACGGCGCGGGAGCTCCAGGAGCGAGGCATCCGGCTGATCGCCGCGGACCAGGATGCCCCGACGGCAGCATGGGACGCGGACCTGACTGGACCGATCGCGATCGTGGTCGGCAGCGAGGGGAGCGGCGTATCAGGCGCCATGCGCCGGCGCTGCGACCTGCTGGTGCATTTCCCGATGGCGGGCAGGATCGCGAGCCTCAACGCCGCCACGGCGGGCGCGCTGCTGTTGTTCGAGGTGGTTCGTCAGCGAGCGGCGGGGGCTCGACTAGAATCGGGCGCGACGCCGACGTAG
- the rpmG gene encoding 50S ribosomal protein L33, with product MAKAENRPVISLACTTCKERTYSTRKNKRNDPGRMELNKFCPRCRQHTLHRETK from the coding sequence GTGGCCAAAGCCGAAAATCGACCCGTCATCTCGCTGGCGTGCACGACCTGCAAGGAGCGCACGTACAGCACCCGCAAGAACAAGCGAAACGACCCCGGCCGGATGGAGCTCAACAAGTTCTGCCCGCGATGCCGTCAGCACACGCTGCACCGGGAGACGAAGTAG